Part of the Candidatus Goldiibacteriota bacterium HGW-Goldbacteria-1 genome is shown below.
TGTGTTTCTTTAAGTTGTACAACAGGAAAAAATATTGAAGAATTAAGAAAATTATTGGTGCAGACAGGGTCAAAAATACATGTGGAAAACTCCACCATAATTGGAGACCTGGTAAAGCAGGGCGATGTTGTAATGCTTGTTGTGCCAATTGACCTTGGCGCCCCTAAAGGCAGGCTTATTCTGCCGCAGGTTCAGGTCATAAGGGACCTTCTGGATAATGATACGGTTACAGTTACGGTTAAAGAAAGAGAGCTTGCCCATGCTTTGTCGGTTCTTAAAAACCCTCCGGCGCTGGTCATCTGCGACTCTCAGGTAATACTTAAAGTGTCGGGCGATGTGCCGGATTCAGTTCCACTTACCACCTTCTCCATACTGTTCTCGCGGTTAAAGGGGGACTTTAAGGAATTTGTTAACGGCACAAGGCATATAGATAAACTTAAGGACGGCGACAGGGTATTAATTATGGAAGCCTGCACGCATCACGCCCAGTCAGATGATATAGGAAGGGTAAAGATACCACGGTGGATAAGGCAGTACACCGGCAAAAATCTGGAATTTGATACTGTGGCAGGGCCGTATATGGATAAAGACCTGTCAAAGTATAACCTTATAATTTCCTGCGGCGCGTGCATGATAAACCGCAAA
Proteins encoded:
- the hydF gene encoding [FeFe] hydrogenase H-cluster maturation GTPase HydF; protein product: MNRTPVANRLQIGIFGRRNAGKSSLINALTGQNTAIVDTTPGTTTDPVGKAMEIAGIGPVFIYDTAGIDDEGDLGLKRVARTKEVIHKINLAIVVTTFSTFDKLELDLIDELKKSTDVIVVFNKIDVDVKDELKENTIKQKEISCVSLSCTTGKNIEELRKLLVQTGSKIHVENSTIIGDLVKQGDVVMLVVPIDLGAPKGRLILPQVQVIRDLLDNDTVTVTVKERELAHALSVLKNPPALVICDSQVILKVSGDVPDSVPLTTFSILFSRLKGDFKEFVNGTRHIDKLKDGDRVLIMEACTHHAQSDDIGRVKIPRWIRQYTGKNLEFDTVAGPYMDKDLSKYNLIISCGACMINRKEMLSRIDSSKTVSIPITNYGMAISFTQGVFERVVKPFKVL